Sequence from the Brassica oleracea var. oleracea cultivar TO1000 unplaced genomic scaffold, BOL UnpScaffold00847, whole genome shotgun sequence genome:
gagaatagaACTGAACCGACATACGTGGATGACCACAAAACCAAACGCAATTATAAATTGGTTCGAAATTAAACCCTAGCATTTTGTTGTTAAATGACGATAATGCCCTTGAACTCTCCCTCTATTATCGAGAAAGAGCCACCCGCCAAAATTGGAGTTTTGAGGAAAAGGTTTTTCGAGTTGGTGAAAAGAAAAGGGCGCCACTTTTGACCGGTGTGATCACATACTGTACAGTGTACGGTGGTCTCGATCCAATGATTCACGAGCGTTAGATCGTAGCCGTTGATTATGATCTCTACGGAATTTGACTTTTTGAGTACTGTATGTTGGGGTATTTAATGAGGCTGAGTGATTGCTCACCAACTCACTTAAAagtagatgatgatgatctaaTGTAAAACAAAAGATTTAGTGCGACATTGAGATGCTAATGATGGATTAGTTATatagagaaacaaacaaacaaactaaaGAGATGGCGCGAGTGGTAAGGAGTATGGCCAGGTAGATAGGGATGATTCAGTCCATACATAATTATTCTGCATGGTTCCAAATAAGATAGTGCTTTTGTATGTAATGTTGAATTATCAATTATCTGGTCAAAGACTGACAATACTcgaaatagtttttaaaatgttgattggaagaaagaaagagacgACTGATTTGTCCCCAGTGGAACCACACACATACATGTTCCTGGAccacctctctctcttctctgaatggTGTAAGGTGAATAATATTTATCATTAGAGTTTTGCAGGAAGTTTATGTAAGTTAAGCAGAGCAATATATAACCATAACTAATGACTTCATCTTCCAATTATCCTAACAAAGCTTTTGTTTGTTCTATGATCAACCACCAATCAGATTTCATGGATTTGAGTAACTTTGTATGAAATATTTTCAACTAAAACAAACAGCAGTTTATACAGATAACAACTCTAATTAATAACcccaaaacttcaaaacaaagtagTCTCTAAACCTCAACaccttttttttattgacaATGTACTTACAATTAGCGACCAAGTAAGCCGTGAGAAAACAATGATGACTCTAATATTATCCTATAGAAGAATCTTTACAGTTTGTAGGTTTTAAATTACCTTCAACCGAAGTTGAATCCTCCAGGAGGTACTTGAACTCGTTTCCTTCCAAATTCGATGCTTAGATGAGAACCATCATCACCTGCATCTTGTTCTTGTTGTGtctcctcatcatcatcctGTTCAACCCAACACGTCTCAAGAATCTTCACAGCCTTCTCGTAGATCTCATTGTTGTCATTACTCTGCAGCTTCTCAATCTTTTCTAGCCCTTCCCCATCTTCAACCAGTTGAGAATAGTTCAAATGTCCTCTACTCTTCTCCACCTCTCCAACCTTCAAAATGTTTTCTAACCCGTCCAGACACACCGAGATGACACTTGGATCTTGACACACCAAGATATCACATAGAGGCTTTATGCACCTCTGCTCCACCAAGTACTTGATTTGTTCATGAGAACCGCCTCTGGTAGCGTTTGATATTGCACATAGAGCTTCTTTCTTTATGTCAAACTCAGCGTATTGAGCAAGATGTACCAAGCTTGGAATCATAGTTGCATCAATAACTAACTGTAGTCATATAAAGAAGcattataagcaaaaaaaaaaaaaaactcatgcaTGTGATGATGAAGCAAGAGAGACTTGCTCACCTGAATGTGTTCTTTAATGCCTGCAGTGATGTTTGCAATTGTCCAGCAGACATCCCTCTTTATGCTCTTCTTATAGTTTTGAGTAAGAAGCTTGACAAGAATGGGTAACGCTCCACAATTGATCACACACTAAAGAATAAGTTCAAGAAGGTTTCCATAAATATAGTAAGTTCAAAGAAGTGTTCAAGAAGGTTTCTATAAATAGAATATGAGTTACATACCTGAGTCTGTTGAGTATTTCCAGAAACTATATTCCCAATGGTACGAAGTGCAGGAGAAACCACACTTGGACAAGGatgtctacaaaaaaaaaaagtttgtcaaAAGTTCATTACCCAAAAATGTAACAAAAGGTTAAATCTTTTTCAGGAAGTTACTAACCGGAGAAGTTCAACTACTCTTGGGACAACACCAGCTTCAATCACACTTtgaatctcttcttctccaccatcaGACATAAACGAAAGCGACCAGCAAGCATCTGCCAAGACTTCTTCATCATCCGAATGAACAAGTCGTTCTAATACAGGGAGAGCAGGTGAGACTAGTTCAAACGCTGGCTTAGGCTTGCCACGGCAAAAGTTAGACAAAGCCCAGGTGGCGTTTGTAATCATTGACAACGTAGAGTGCTTATTCAGCTGAGCCAAGAGTTGCATCATTGCACCACACTCAAGAACGTAGTCACGGCATTGTGGTGAGTCACCAGCAACGTTACCCAACGCCCATACAGCCTACAAGCTAACGTGTGAACACATATATGGATGATGAGGATTCATATTCACATAAGTACACAGTACCTGTTCACGGACATCTTCATCAGGGGAAGCAAGAAGCTTGATAAATATTGGAACAGCACCGTGATCAATAACCACTTGGGTGTGCTTACGTGTCCCAGAAGCAATGTTCGTTAGAATCCAAGCCGCCTCAAGCTGAAGCCAAGGTGAATCGTCCTTGTTAAGAAACTCAACGAAACGACGCACAACACCAGATTCTATCACCATGCCAATAGGAGGATTCTTGCTGGTCGATAGAATCAGCCTGAACTGGTTAAGGGACTCGAGCTGCGATAATGGGTCATCCGACGAAACTCCAGCGACAAGACCAATGAGGTTCCTCAACTACATCACAAGACCAAATTCAAGAAACTCAAGATTCAACGGAGAATGAATCACAAAACGTGAGATCGTTAATCTCAGGGTTACCATTTTATCAACGGAGGCGGCGGGGGAAGGAAGAGTGGAATCGTGAGGAGCTTCTTGCGTAACATGGAGTCGCTTCTTCTTCAAGATTTCTTCGCGTCTGCTTTTGCGGATTTCGACTAGATTggactctcttcttcttcggctTTGCTCTGTATCCACAGCCACCTTGTGACTGTTTCGACGGACATGGGTCTTCTCGTTGGGTCTCAGCGACATATTGTTCGTTCTCTCTTCTTCGATCTCTCGAAAGAAAGTGAATCACTCACTGAAAATAAACCCTAGAAAGGAAGTGAAAGAGGGAAAAGGGGTTGTTACGATTGAGTGGAATACAAGAATGGGCAGGGAGCGACTAACGGTTCAATTTTAAACAagttctaattattatttttctctatttatctttctttataaatcgtttcaatatatttacttttggcAAATGTATAagataacaaattatttttatgacaaaatagaacaaaatcttcaaaatagcaCTAATTAAATGATATAATGACTAAATTACTCCAAACACTTAAATCATTATTCTAACCCTACCCCTAACTACTACCATAAATCCTAATCaataaactcaaatctaaatataaaataattttttaaattttttttattaaagctattttaggaaatatagatatattttgaaAAGGTGTTTTAGTGCTATCTCATAGTATTTctctattttccttttttcgCTTATTTTGTTAAATGAAATGCTATATTTCTAATTGTGTGGTCCAAACATAGCAAACAACACGCagtgaataatattattaatttaaatttcgtTTTATTTGCACTTACAAGACAAATTTTGgtataatgtttaaaatgttaaataacaTTTATCCATATAACAGTGTGAATTAGTATATACATTTTACAGCACTAGACTATATATGGAAGTTGCTTTAGAGAAACAAGGTATCCTAAAGACGTTGACTCATCTCTAACGGTAGCAGGACCTTCTCGAGCCACCGTACCCATCCGATTAGTGGGTGATCTCGGAGGAGATGCATAAAGAACTGATGCTTCGAGAATTTCTCTATGTGTATTTTCAAGATCTTTAGAGATTCTATGTGCTTGAAGAGCCGTTAGGTAAAGTCCCGTGGCTAAAAAGACGGTTAGGAGTGAGAACACACCTGCGGCTGAGAACAAGCCTTGTCGAATCACTAGACAACTAGGTTTTGGCTTAGACCAGTTCTTTAGATGTCCTGATTCCACACTAAGTGCCACTAATAGCAGAACCTCTCCAACGCCAAAGCAAAGCCTTTGAATAAACAAAAGAGTActtttaacagaaaaaaaacacaaatgaaAACTAAAGATAGTactataattacaaaaattatcaaCCTAGGATTATAAATAGAAACATTGTGCAATCgctacaaaatatacaaaatggaACAAGCGTTGATTGGGGCTTTAGAATAATCAAGTCTAGTTACCAGGTTGAGACGAAGAAGAAGGCTGCTTGAAAAGTTAGTGTCTTCGCAGGAACAGAATCAGGATCCCACGTATCTAGAACAAGAGGCGACGATGTGGTGACTGCTATAAGTAAGTACATGTGCAAGCCCACCATCGCCACCGCTAGTCCCACGAACGCGATCGCACCGCACAACAACGGTGTTTTACCGCTACCGTTGTACACGCACGTTTTGCTTCCCCATGTCGCCTACATGAAAATGCGAAGTCcatgaaaaaaatagtttggaCCGACCGAGGAGAAGGCTGTAATGGCCATTATATTCTATGGACTGAAACCTAATTATCGAAACCATGTGGTAAGTATAGATTCCTAATTTGCCCAATTGCATAATTTAATAACGTAAGTATGGTCTTAACATCTTTTAGGCCTTTTGAAATTATGTGTCAAATATGGACACAGATACACAGTATTCATCTTTCAAAacctataaaatcaaatcaatctcTCCAATTAATTGAGCTACCGGAGATTAAGTCATAAATAATGTTTCGATGTAAAccagtttttttaataatataaattgttttggAGGTATTTTTTGTCTCagaatataaattgttttcacatttctatgtaatttttgtttttattagatATAGTGTAATCAATCAAACATGCATGCTTATTTATGATTGGTTTATTAatatctaatttatattttatatgatactTTGTAAAAAGTAACacgttttttaattttgttttttagctAGAAAAAACTATAGTAGGAAACAAAGGAATATTAagtattaatcaatttttttttgaacaaatgatcaaaacaaaGGAGAAATTTAATGTATGTACATCCATTAAAATGAACCTGAGATCTCGTGGCTTCGGCATAGAGACAGAGAACAAAGCAGGAGAGGCCAAAGAGTATGGTCAAAACCACTACGAAAATACCGGTTTTGCTGCTGAGATCGGTGGTTTTAGGATTTGGAACAAGATCTCGATGGGTCACAGCTCGTACTCTTGTTCTCGACATGCCTGCAGTTGTCAATGTCTCATAGATAAAATCGAAGTTTCATGTTTTTCAAAGTTAATTAATACTTTGCATTGTTTTACATCTATATATGAGAAACATTGAAAATGggaggaaaagaaaaaggtgagcatatttgataaaatatattaaaaagaaaaggggAATTGTAGAATTGCTTCAGCCAAAGGTTGCTTAAAAGCCAAAGATTCGAAGGttccttttcatatttttgattaaatactGTAAATTGTTTTGGTATAATGTCCATTGACGATGAggtgtaaaatatataatgtgacGAGAGTTCGTTAGTGGTCATAGGTGGATGATTCTTTTCATGCAGTACACGTACTGATAGAACATGATCTACTTTGTATCAATCTTGTGTTCACACATGAACATCGtattgtacatttttttttagtgtgttattgtacattttcatttatcctgaaaataaataattacttaAGAATACACAATCATGGCTTGCGTGATATGTTCTGTTGTTTACGCAATCTCCAGCCGTTGCTGCATCCGAGACATTATACTAGCTAAGCCCCCACGTTATCCGTCCACCATCTCCTACAACATCAGAAATTCGGCGCGTAGATGCTTTGTTTCACAACTTTATAAGCTTTATCCAAATTTACGTCCCCCAAGTTGAGTCTGGAGCATTACAGAAAGTGTGATTGGCTCAACTCTAACCCATTCTACCAAAAAAAtccataaataaaaagatagtgAAGAGTTTCCAAATTAACCACAACGTGAAACCGCGTGAAGAGTCACTTAAGCGACGTTCGTTTCAAGGTCGATGTCACCTACTACTACGGCTTAAATGTTGTTTATAAGttgtataatttttgtaaatacaattatgtttgttaaaatttacaatttacaattatgtaagtattctaattttttacttatatttttaatctttaatattaattttttactaattgtgtttttttttcagcaagagttcaactgaaattccgatgagacgctctttatctatcaccacttcgtccataaagttatggacaactatgggaagcagatccacgagtggaagaaaaagtgggaaatcaataaggttcgatttaatttattaaacaattttttaatttattaaactatttttaaatttaataaactattttttttttatattaaaaggtaccaaagtcgatgaacgacacggtctggaaggagttgtgtgcgcattgggataaggaagagacgaaagaaacttcttccaccaactccaccaaccgcaggagcgaccgtaaagggaagggcatctacaagcataacttgggtgctcaatctattgccactctgggagatcgcatggtaagttcaaatgttttttcttcaattatttgagtttcagaattttaatttaatgtgcatttcttctaatttctaatgtttctttaatttatgttttttttcaaggcggaagaaaatgatggcgagccggttgatgatctcgccctaatgaggagggcgtataccaacaagaagaccggccagattgatgacggtcttgtgagggacgtggtcgacctggtccaaactcaggtggtagacgaagtgtctcagcttcaaaccgaggatgacgcttcgacggcttcgaccaacttgtcccggtttcgaatcaacgaaatcgttgaatccgtaagttctttgtttttaaaagttcaattcatttatttcttggtttaaatttctaaatttggcTTTTTTctattcagtcggttccaaagaagaagggacgtttggtcggtttgggtcgtcgcacccggtcggttcccccttcttctgcaccaccacCCTtcgttgatccagaagtacttacggcccagttgaagga
This genomic interval carries:
- the LOC106320197 gene encoding importin subunit alpha-1-like, whose translation is MSLRPNEKTHVRRNSHKVAVDTEQSRRRRESNLVEIRKSRREEILKKKRLHVTQEAPHDSTLPSPAASVDKMLRNLIGLVAGVSSDDPLSQLESLNQFRLILSTSKNPPIGMVIESGVVRRFVEFLNKDDSPWLQLEAAWILTNIASGTRKHTQVVIDHGAVPIFIKLLASPDEDVREQAVWALGNVAGDSPQCRDYVLECGAMMQLLAQLNKHSTLSMITNATWALSNFCRGKPKPAFELVSPALPVLERLVHSDDEEVLADACWSLSFMSDGGEEEIQSVIEAGVVPRVVELLRHPCPSVVSPALRTIGNIVSGNTQQTQCVINCGALPILVKLLTQNYKKSIKRDVCWTIANITAGIKEHIQLVIDATMIPSLVHLAQYAEFDIKKEALCAISNATRGGSHEQIKYLVEQRCIKPLCDILVCQDPSVISVCLDGLENILKVGEVEKSRGHLNYSQLVEDGEGLEKIEKLQSNDNNEIYEKAVKILETCWVEQDDDEETQQEQDAGDDGSHLSIEFGRKRVQVPPGGFNFG
- the LOC106320196 gene encoding uncharacterized protein LOC106320196 — translated: MSRTRVRAVTHRDLVPNPKTTDLSSKTGIFVVVLTILFGLSCFVLCLYAEATRSQATWGSKTCVYNGSGKTPLLCGAIAFVGLAVAMVGLHMYLLIAVTTSSPLVLDTWDPDSVPAKTLTFQAAFFFVSTWLCFGVGEVLLLVALSVESGHLKNWSKPKPSCLVIRQGLFSAAGVFSLLTVFLATGLYLTALQAHRISKDLENTHREILEASVLYASPPRSPTNRMGTVAREGPATVRDESTSLGYLVSLKQLPYIV